A genomic segment from Tuwongella immobilis encodes:
- a CDS encoding Rad52/Rad22 family DNA repair protein, with translation MPATLKKAVKNSMGSLAAQPTTSPTHNPTQPMVSTTGIEPQPTHPVDVSHITRALAQPFELSEVKFKPQTVKNNRALALAYIDARVIQDRLDEVLGVENWQDDYQLLPDGSVLCRLRLKLGPRWITKMDVGSPSEQSDSGDRLKAAFSDALKRAAVKFGIGRYLYRLPALWCDYDPVKKTFTNLPKLPAFAMPTPMPQPVATNTFAAPAPAPTAAAVSVAPRSDSPTGSTPPRANPANRPTTGLELQRRLRERDEEYSRDGRCNVGALLAHVTQAGIRAGYSADLTTWNQEAIDLAIEETRKFRDSHPASKPGNPVSPKDPRSAA, from the coding sequence ATGCCGGCAACCTTGAAGAAAGCTGTCAAGAATTCGATGGGATCGTTGGCTGCACAACCGACAACATCCCCCACTCACAACCCCACTCAACCCATGGTTTCCACAACGGGGATTGAGCCGCAACCCACGCATCCGGTCGATGTTTCGCACATCACCCGAGCGCTGGCCCAACCATTTGAGTTGTCGGAAGTGAAATTCAAGCCGCAAACGGTCAAGAATAACCGGGCGCTGGCATTGGCGTACATTGACGCTCGTGTGATTCAAGATCGATTGGACGAAGTTCTCGGTGTCGAAAATTGGCAAGACGATTACCAATTGCTGCCTGATGGCTCGGTTCTCTGCCGGTTGCGGCTCAAACTGGGCCCGCGATGGATTACCAAGATGGATGTTGGTTCGCCCAGCGAACAATCCGACAGCGGCGATCGTCTCAAAGCAGCGTTTTCCGATGCCCTCAAACGGGCGGCGGTGAAATTCGGGATCGGTCGCTATTTGTATCGTCTGCCGGCGTTATGGTGCGATTACGACCCGGTGAAGAAAACCTTCACCAATCTCCCCAAATTGCCGGCATTTGCGATGCCGACACCCATGCCCCAACCCGTGGCGACGAATACCTTTGCGGCTCCGGCTCCGGCACCAACAGCGGCTGCGGTTTCCGTGGCGCCGCGGTCGGATTCTCCGACCGGCAGCACTCCGCCCCGCGCCAACCCGGCCAATCGACCGACCACCGGTTTGGAACTCCAACGGCGATTGCGAGAACGGGATGAGGAATATTCTCGGGATGGTCGCTGCAATGTTGGGGCGTTGCTCGCTCATGTGACGCAGGCCGGAATTCGCGCGGGATATAGTGCGGATCTCACGACCTGGAACCAAGAAGCGATCGACTTGGCCATTGAGGAAACGCGGAAATTCCGTGATTCGCACCCCGCGTCCAAACCGGGTAATCCGGTCAGCCCGAAAGACCCACGTTCCGCTGCGTAA
- a CDS encoding DUF429 domain-containing protein, producing the protein MANSQPLRVLGLDIASRNWSTNGVALLTCTDSAEWANVQVQLGRDDWPHTPMTVAAMVAWLLEQIDHHQIDAIAMDGPIAWRDPQAGERPGVGRASEYALKTPGKTGPPGKVYPANYRGWVEFCIAVVDGLLDSGRVALINDPMAIPPRDGSGRQTGLMEVFPTAVWRSCGLAPLAGHAKVGPQDLADARQRLQARLGIQSVQIHRCQHDDLQAWVAALPAMGLLARMGQLAPLGQARAWGEPARDSDWEGRRIRIEGFIWDLLLDQRLA; encoded by the coding sequence ATGGCGAATTCGCAGCCGCTTCGGGTGCTTGGGTTGGATATTGCGAGTCGGAATTGGTCGACCAATGGCGTGGCCTTGCTGACCTGCACCGATTCGGCGGAGTGGGCCAACGTCCAGGTGCAGTTGGGGCGGGACGATTGGCCCCACACGCCGATGACCGTTGCTGCGATGGTAGCTTGGTTGTTGGAGCAGATCGACCACCATCAGATCGATGCCATTGCGATGGATGGTCCGATTGCGTGGCGAGATCCGCAAGCGGGGGAGCGGCCAGGTGTCGGCCGTGCGAGCGAATATGCCCTGAAGACGCCGGGGAAGACGGGGCCACCGGGAAAAGTCTATCCTGCGAATTATCGTGGGTGGGTGGAATTCTGCATTGCCGTGGTGGATGGGTTGCTCGATTCGGGTCGCGTGGCGCTCATCAATGATCCCATGGCGATTCCACCACGGGACGGATCCGGTCGGCAAACCGGCTTGATGGAAGTGTTCCCGACGGCGGTTTGGCGATCGTGCGGGTTGGCTCCATTGGCCGGGCATGCGAAAGTGGGGCCTCAGGATTTGGCGGATGCGCGACAACGGTTGCAAGCGCGATTGGGGATCCAGTCCGTGCAAATCCATCGCTGTCAGCACGATGATCTGCAGGCATGGGTGGCGGCATTACCCGCGATGGGGTTGTTGGCACGAATGGGGCAGTTGGCACCACTGGGCCAGGCGCGGGCATGGGGCGAACCGGCCCGAGATTCCGATTGGGAGGGGCGACGAATCCGAATCGAAGGATTCATCTGGGATCTTTTGCTTGACCAACGATTGGCATGA